Proteins found in one Bacillus subtilis subsp. subtilis str. 168 genomic segment:
- the pbpX gene encoding penicillin-binding endopeptidase X (lysozyme resistance) (Evidence 1a: Function from experimental evidences in the studied strain; PubMedId: 14762009, 15758244, 21856855; Product type e: enzyme) translates to MTSPTRRRTAKRRRRKLNKRGKLLFGLLAVMVCITIWNALHRNSEENEPSQETAAVSNTDQKKEVKKKTAKKSEEQIKTVDRNQKISNYLKEIGFSGTAMIVRNGEIVTNKGFGYADRKHYIQNNPLTSFYVGSSQKALIATAILQLEEKGKLQTSDPVSTYLPHFPNGQTITLKNLLTHTSGINGHIEGNGAITPDDLIKDIELQGIKRQPGVWDYKDSNYSVLAYIIAEVSGEPYEQYIKNHIFKPAGMTHAGFYKTYEKEPYPAVGYKMEGSKTVTPYIPDLSQLYGAGDIYMSAIDMYKFDQALIDGKLYSQKSYEKMFTPGSSSTYGMGFYVAPGSYSNHGVMPGFNILNSFSKSGQTIVILFSNIQNNAKLGQVNNKIYQLLNQE, encoded by the coding sequence ATGACAAGCCCAACCCGCAGAAGAACTGCGAAACGCAGACGGAGAAAACTAAATAAAAGAGGAAAACTGTTGTTTGGTCTTTTAGCAGTGATGGTTTGCATTACGATTTGGAATGCTCTTCATCGAAATAGTGAAGAAAACGAACCATCTCAAGAAACTGCAGCGGTTTCAAATACCGATCAGAAAAAAGAGGTCAAAAAGAAAACTGCCAAAAAATCAGAGGAACAAATCAAAACAGTGGATCGAAACCAAAAAATCAGCAATTATTTAAAAGAGATCGGTTTCAGCGGAACAGCCATGATTGTCAGAAATGGAGAAATCGTAACAAATAAAGGTTTTGGCTATGCTGACCGTAAACACTACATTCAAAATAATCCATTGACATCTTTTTATGTCGGTTCATCACAAAAAGCGCTGATTGCAACTGCTATTTTGCAGCTTGAGGAAAAGGGGAAACTTCAGACAAGTGATCCGGTAAGCACGTATTTACCTCATTTTCCCAACGGACAAACGATTACTTTGAAGAATCTGCTTACACATACATCGGGGATAAACGGACATATTGAAGGAAACGGCGCCATTACTCCGGACGATTTAATAAAAGATATAGAACTTCAGGGAATCAAACGTCAGCCGGGCGTATGGGACTACAAGGATTCCAACTATTCTGTTCTTGCTTATATTATTGCTGAAGTAAGCGGTGAGCCCTATGAACAGTACATAAAGAATCATATTTTTAAACCTGCGGGAATGACGCATGCAGGCTTTTACAAAACATATGAAAAAGAACCTTATCCTGCCGTCGGGTATAAGATGGAGGGCAGCAAAACAGTTACACCGTATATACCTGATTTATCCCAGCTGTATGGAGCGGGTGATATTTATATGAGCGCTATAGATATGTACAAATTTGACCAAGCGCTGATAGACGGAAAACTGTATTCGCAAAAAAGCTATGAAAAGATGTTTACGCCAGGGAGCAGCTCCACATACGGCATGGGATTTTATGTTGCTCCCGGAAGCTATTCAAACCATGGTGTTATGCCGGGCTTCAATATCTTGAACAGCTTTAGCAAATCTGGGCAAACCATTGTTATTTTGTTCTCAAACATTCAAAATAATGCTAAATTGGGCCAAGTGAACAATAAAATATACCAGCTTCTAAATCAAGAATGA
- the pdeB gene encoding 2'3' and 3'5' cyclic nucleotide monophosphates phosphodiesterase involved in biofilm formation (Evidence 1a: Function from experimental evidences in the studied strain; PubMedId: 19376879, 21856853, 24163345, 26904951, 26906740; Product type e: enzyme) produces MRILFIGDVVGSPGRDMVKEYVPKLKTKYKPHFTIINGENAAHGKGLTEKIYHSLIQSGADAITMGNHTWDKKEIFDFIDDVPNLVRPANFPEGTPGKGITYVKANGKELAVINLQGRTFLPPLDDPFLKADELIAEAAKRTPYIFIDFHAEATSEKLALGWYTDGRASAVVGTHTHVQTADNRILPKGTAYITDVGMTGPYDGILGMDRETIIKRFKTNLPVRFTVAEGKTTLSGVVIDIDDQTKKAVKIERILINDDHMFFE; encoded by the coding sequence ATGAGAATTTTATTTATCGGAGATGTTGTCGGTTCACCGGGCCGTGACATGGTCAAAGAATATGTACCAAAGCTAAAAACAAAATATAAGCCTCACTTTACCATTATTAATGGTGAAAACGCCGCACATGGAAAAGGCCTGACGGAAAAAATTTATCACAGCTTAATCCAGTCCGGCGCAGATGCAATCACAATGGGGAACCACACATGGGACAAAAAAGAAATATTTGATTTTATAGATGACGTTCCGAACTTGGTTCGCCCGGCAAACTTTCCTGAAGGAACACCGGGGAAAGGGATCACATATGTGAAAGCAAACGGCAAAGAACTAGCAGTCATTAATTTGCAGGGACGTACGTTTTTGCCGCCGCTTGATGACCCGTTTTTAAAAGCGGATGAATTGATCGCAGAAGCTGCGAAAAGAACACCGTACATTTTTATTGACTTTCATGCCGAAGCGACAAGTGAAAAGCTCGCACTTGGCTGGTACACGGATGGACGGGCATCGGCTGTAGTAGGAACTCATACACACGTGCAAACAGCGGATAACCGCATTTTGCCGAAGGGAACGGCATATATTACTGATGTGGGAATGACTGGCCCGTATGACGGTATACTGGGGATGGACAGAGAGACGATTATTAAGCGATTCAAAACGAACCTTCCAGTCCGGTTTACTGTCGCTGAAGGAAAAACAACGCTCAGCGGAGTTGTCATTGACATTGACGATCAAACGAAAAAAGCCGTGAAAATTGAGCGTATTTTAATCAACGATGATCACATGTTCTTTGAATAG
- the spoVS gene encoding regulator required for dehydratation of the spore core and assembly of the coat (stage V sporulation) (Evidence 1a: Function from experimental evidences in the studied strain; PubMedId: 7559352, 16428420, 18562273; Product type r: regulator), whose translation MEILKVSAKSSPNSVAGALAGVLRERGAAEIQAIGAGALNQAVKAVAIARGFVAPSGVDLICIPAFTDIQIDGEERTAIKLIVEPR comes from the coding sequence ATGGAAATCTTAAAAGTTTCAGCAAAATCGAGTCCAAATTCAGTGGCAGGTGCGCTTGCAGGCGTGTTGAGAGAGCGAGGAGCCGCCGAGATTCAAGCGATCGGAGCGGGTGCATTAAACCAGGCTGTAAAAGCTGTGGCGATTGCCAGGGGATTTGTGGCGCCAAGCGGCGTTGATTTGATTTGTATTCCGGCTTTTACAGATATTCAAATCGATGGGGAAGAAAGAACAGCGATTAAATTAATCGTGGAGCCTCGCTAA
- the tdh gene encoding threonine 3-dehydrogenase (Evidence 2a: Function from experimental evidences in other organisms; PubMedId: 8519804, 16817900, 22720735; Product type e: enzyme), producing the protein MQSGKMKALMKKDGAFGAVLTEVPIPEIDKHEVLIKVKAASICGTDVHIYNWDQWARQRIKTPYVFGHEFSGIVEGVGENVSSVKVGEYVSAETHIVCGECVPCLTGKSHVCTNTAIIGVDTAGCFAEYVKVPADNIWRNPADMDPSIASIQEPLGNAVHTVLESQPAGGTTAVIGCGPIGLMAVAVAKAAGASQVIAIDKNEYRLRLAKQMGATCTVSIEKEDPLKIVSALTSGEGADLVCEMSGHPSAIAQGLAMAANGGRFHILSLPEHPVTIDLTNKVVFKGLTIQGITGRKMFSTWRQVSQLISSNMIDLAPVITHQFPLEEFEKGFELMRSGQCGKVILIP; encoded by the coding sequence ATGCAGAGTGGAAAGATGAAAGCTCTAATGAAAAAGGACGGGGCGTTCGGTGCTGTGCTGACTGAAGTTCCCATTCCTGAGATTGATAAACATGAAGTCCTCATAAAAGTGAAAGCCGCTTCCATATGCGGCACGGATGTCCACATTTATAATTGGGATCAATGGGCACGTCAGAGAATCAAAACACCCTATGTTTTCGGCCATGAGTTCAGCGGCATCGTAGAGGGCGTGGGAGAGAATGTCAGCAGTGTAAAAGTGGGAGAGTATGTGTCTGCGGAAACACACATTGTCTGTGGTGAATGTGTCCCTTGCCTAACAGGAAAATCTCATGTGTGTACCAATACTGCTATAATCGGAGTGGACACGGCAGGCTGTTTTGCGGAGTATGTAAAAGTTCCAGCTGATAACATTTGGAGAAATCCCGCTGATATGGACCCGTCGATTGCTTCCATTCAAGAGCCTTTAGGAAATGCAGTTCATACCGTACTCGAGAGCCAGCCTGCAGGAGGAACGACTGCAGTCATTGGATGCGGACCGATTGGTCTTATGGCTGTTGCGGTTGCAAAAGCAGCAGGAGCTTCTCAGGTGATAGCGATTGATAAGAATGAATACAGGCTGAGGCTTGCAAAACAAATGGGAGCGACTTGTACTGTTTCTATTGAAAAAGAAGACCCGCTCAAAATTGTAAGCGCTTTAACGAGTGGAGAAGGAGCAGATCTTGTTTGTGAGATGTCGGGCCATCCCTCAGCGATTGCCCAAGGTCTTGCGATGGCTGCGAATGGCGGAAGATTTCATATTCTCAGCTTGCCGGAACATCCGGTGACAATTGATTTGACGAATAAAGTGGTATTTAAAGGGCTTACCATCCAAGGAATCACAGGAAGAAAAATGTTTTCAACATGGCGCCAGGTGTCTCAGTTGATCAGTTCAAACATGATCGATCTTGCACCTGTTATTACCCATCAGTTTCCATTAGAGGAGTTTGAAAAAGGTTTCGAACTGATGAGAAGCGGGCAGTGCGGAAAAGTAATTTTAATTCCATAA
- the rny gene encoding endoribonuclease Y (Evidence 1a: Function from experimental evidences in the studied strain; PubMedId: 12682299, 17005971, 19779461, 21803996, 21815947, 21862575, 22720735, 25402410, 26797123; Product type e: enzyme), translated as MTPIMMVLISILLILLGLVVGYFVRKTIAEAKIAGARGAAEQILEDAKRDAEALKKEALLEAKDEIHKLRIDAEQEVRERRNELQKQENRLLQKEENLDRKHEGIDKREAMLEKKDHSLNERQQHIEEMESKVDEMIRMQQSELERISSLTRDEAKQIILERVENELSHDIAIMTKETENRAKEEADKKAKNILSLALQRCAADHVAETTVSVVNLPNDEMKGRIIGREGRNIRTLETLTGIDLIIDDTPEAVILSGFDPIRRETARIALDKLVQDGRIHPARIEEMVEKSRREVDDYIREMGEQTTFEVGVHGLHPDLIKILGRLKFRTSYGQNVLKHSMEVAFLAGLMASELGEDAKLAKRAGLLHDIGKAIDHEVEGSHVEIGVELATKYKEHPVVINSIASHHGDEEPTSIIAVLVAAADALSAARPGARSETLENYIRRLEKLEEISESYEGVEKSFAIQAGREVRIMVKPDSINDLEAHRLARDIRKRIEDELDYPGHIKVTVIRETRAVEYAK; from the coding sequence ATGACCCCAATTATGATGGTTCTCATCTCCATTTTGCTGATTCTACTCGGTTTAGTTGTTGGCTACTTTGTTCGTAAAACCATTGCCGAAGCGAAAATTGCGGGCGCACGCGGTGCAGCCGAGCAAATTCTTGAAGATGCGAAGCGTGATGCTGAAGCACTGAAAAAAGAAGCTCTGCTTGAAGCAAAGGATGAAATCCACAAACTTCGAATAGATGCTGAACAGGAAGTTCGTGAAAGACGAAATGAGCTTCAAAAACAAGAAAACCGTTTACTCCAAAAGGAGGAAAACCTTGATCGCAAACATGAGGGAATTGATAAACGGGAAGCGATGTTGGAGAAGAAAGATCATTCTCTGAATGAACGACAACAACATATTGAAGAGATGGAAAGCAAAGTGGATGAGATGATTCGTATGCAGCAGTCTGAGTTGGAACGAATTTCGAGTCTGACTCGTGACGAAGCGAAACAAATCATTCTTGAGCGGGTTGAAAACGAGCTTTCACATGACATCGCCATCATGACAAAAGAAACTGAAAACCGTGCGAAAGAAGAGGCGGATAAGAAAGCGAAAAACATTCTTTCACTCGCCTTACAGCGCTGCGCAGCGGACCACGTTGCCGAAACAACGGTATCAGTTGTCAATCTTCCAAATGATGAGATGAAAGGACGTATCATCGGACGGGAAGGGCGTAACATTCGTACGCTTGAAACGCTGACAGGAATTGACCTGATTATTGATGATACGCCTGAAGCTGTCATTCTTTCCGGATTTGATCCGATCAGACGTGAGACAGCCAGAATTGCTCTTGATAAACTCGTTCAGGATGGCCGTATTCATCCGGCACGGATTGAAGAAATGGTTGAAAAATCTCGCCGCGAGGTCGATGACTATATTCGTGAGATGGGTGAGCAAACGACATTTGAGGTTGGCGTTCATGGCCTCCACCCAGATCTCATCAAGATCCTCGGCCGCTTAAAGTTCCGTACAAGCTACGGTCAAAATGTGCTTAAGCATTCCATGGAAGTCGCATTCTTGGCCGGTCTAATGGCATCGGAGCTTGGTGAAGACGCAAAGCTTGCTAAACGTGCGGGTCTTCTTCACGACATCGGGAAAGCAATTGACCATGAAGTAGAAGGAAGCCACGTTGAGATCGGGGTAGAGCTTGCGACCAAATATAAAGAGCACCCAGTCGTGATTAACAGTATTGCATCACACCACGGGGACGAGGAGCCGACTTCCATTATTGCTGTACTGGTAGCTGCAGCAGATGCGCTTTCCGCTGCAAGACCTGGCGCAAGAAGTGAGACGCTCGAGAATTATATTCGAAGACTTGAAAAACTTGAAGAAATTTCTGAGTCCTACGAAGGTGTTGAAAAATCATTTGCCATTCAGGCTGGACGCGAAGTGCGAATTATGGTGAAGCCGGATTCAATTAATGATCTTGAGGCTCATCGACTGGCGCGAGATATCCGCAAGCGAATTGAGGACGAGCTCGATTATCCAGGTCATATTAAGGTGACAGTAATCAGAGAGACTCGAGCCGTAGAGTATGCAAAATAA
- the cinA gene encoding competence-damage inducible regulator (Evidence 2a: Function from experimental evidences in other organisms; PubMedId: 10438773, 11703670, 20480359; Product type r: regulator) — MEFPKKAEIIAVGSELLLGQIANTNAQFISKQLAEIGVNVFYHTAVGDNPERLKQVIRIAEERSDFIIFSGGLGPTKDDLTKETIANTLGRPLVLNDEAFQSIEDYFKRTKRTMSPNNRKQALVIEGSDVLANHFGMAPGMLTEHESRYYMLLPGPPSELRPMFENEAKPLLLKKMGSNEKIVSTVLRFFGIGESQLEADLEDIIDAQTNPTIAPLAADGEVTLRLTAKHADEKETERLLKETEAVILERVGEFFYGYDDTSLVKELSIACKEKGITISAAESFTGGLFSEWLTDHSGASKLFAGGVVCYTNDVKQNVLGVKKETLDRFGAVSKECASELAKGVQKLTGSDIGISFTGVAGPDAQEGHEPGHVFIGISANGKEEVHEFHFAGSRTGIRKRGAKYGCHLILKLLEQK; from the coding sequence ATGGAATTTCCAAAAAAAGCAGAAATAATTGCAGTCGGTTCAGAGTTGCTGCTTGGTCAAATCGCCAATACAAATGCTCAATTTATCAGCAAACAGCTCGCTGAAATCGGGGTCAACGTATTTTATCATACAGCGGTCGGAGATAACCCGGAGCGGCTGAAGCAGGTCATCCGCATTGCTGAAGAACGCTCTGACTTCATTATTTTTTCAGGAGGGCTTGGACCCACAAAAGATGATCTGACGAAAGAAACGATTGCAAATACGCTGGGACGTCCGCTTGTGTTAAATGATGAGGCATTCCAATCCATTGAGGACTATTTCAAACGAACAAAACGCACGATGTCACCTAATAACCGAAAACAGGCGCTTGTGATCGAAGGCTCTGACGTGCTGGCGAATCACTTTGGAATGGCCCCGGGAATGCTCACAGAGCATGAATCGCGCTATTATATGCTTCTTCCTGGACCGCCGAGCGAATTGCGTCCAATGTTTGAAAACGAGGCAAAGCCTCTTCTGCTGAAAAAGATGGGTTCAAATGAAAAAATTGTGTCAACTGTTCTTCGCTTTTTCGGTATCGGTGAATCTCAGCTTGAAGCCGATTTGGAAGATATTATTGATGCACAAACCAATCCGACAATTGCGCCTTTGGCGGCTGATGGAGAGGTGACGCTGCGTCTGACAGCCAAACACGCCGATGAAAAGGAAACAGAGCGTCTGTTAAAAGAAACAGAGGCCGTTATCTTAGAGCGTGTCGGTGAATTTTTCTATGGTTACGATGATACTTCTCTTGTAAAAGAGCTATCTATAGCATGTAAGGAAAAAGGCATAACAATTTCTGCGGCAGAAAGCTTTACCGGAGGGCTGTTTTCTGAATGGCTGACGGATCATAGCGGTGCCTCAAAATTATTTGCCGGGGGCGTTGTTTGCTATACAAACGACGTGAAGCAGAATGTGCTTGGTGTCAAGAAGGAAACATTAGATCGTTTTGGGGCGGTCAGCAAGGAGTGCGCATCCGAACTGGCTAAGGGTGTTCAAAAACTCACTGGCAGCGATATCGGCATTAGCTTTACTGGTGTAGCAGGACCTGATGCTCAAGAAGGGCATGAGCCTGGGCATGTGTTTATCGGCATTTCCGCAAATGGTAAAGAAGAGGTTCACGAGTTTCACTTTGCGGGCTCCAGAACGGGGATCAGAAAACGCGGCGCTAAATACGGCTGCCATTTAATCTTAAAGCTTTTAGAGCAAAAATAA
- the kbl gene encoding 2-amino-3-ketobutyrate CoA ligase (glycine acetyl transferase) (Evidence 2a: Function from experimental evidences in other organisms; PubMedId: 17146529, 22720735; Product type e: enzyme): MTKEFEFLKAELNSMKENHTWQDIKQLESMQGPSVTVNHQKVIQLSSNNYLGFTSHPRLINAAQEAVQQYGAGTGSVRTIAGTFTMHQELEKKLAAFKKTEAALVFQSGFTTNQGVLSSILSKEDIVISDELNHASIIDGIRLTKADKKVYQHVNMSDLERVLRKSMNYRMRLIVTDGVFSMDGNIAPLPDIVELAEKYDAFVMVDDAHASGVLGENGRGTVNHFGLDGRVHIQVGTLSKAIGVLGGYAAGSKVLIDYLRHKGRPFLFSTSHPPAVTAACMEAIDVLLEEPEHMERLWENTAYFKAMLVKMGLTLTKSETPILPILIGDEGVAKQFSDQLLSRGVFAQSIVFPTVAKGKARIRTIITAEHTKDELDQALDVIEKTAKELQLL; this comes from the coding sequence ATGACGAAGGAATTTGAGTTTTTAAAAGCAGAGCTTAATAGTATGAAAGAAAACCATACATGGCAAGACATAAAACAGCTTGAATCTATGCAGGGCCCATCTGTCACAGTGAATCACCAAAAAGTCATTCAGCTATCTTCTAATAATTACCTCGGATTCACTTCACATCCTAGACTCATCAACGCCGCACAGGAGGCCGTTCAGCAGTATGGAGCCGGCACCGGATCAGTGAGAACGATTGCGGGTACATTTACAATGCATCAAGAGCTTGAGAAAAAGCTGGCAGCCTTTAAAAAAACGGAGGCGGCACTTGTATTCCAATCAGGCTTCACAACAAACCAAGGCGTACTTTCAAGTATTCTATCAAAAGAGGACATTGTCATCTCAGATGAATTGAACCATGCCTCTATTATTGACGGAATTCGACTGACAAAGGCGGATAAAAAGGTGTATCAGCACGTCAATATGAGTGATTTAGAGCGGGTGCTGAGAAAGTCAATGAATTATCGGATGCGTCTGATTGTGACAGACGGCGTATTTTCCATGGATGGCAACATAGCTCCTCTGCCTGATATTGTAGAGCTCGCTGAGAAATATGACGCATTTGTGATGGTGGATGACGCCCATGCATCCGGAGTACTTGGCGAAAACGGCAGGGGAACGGTGAATCACTTCGGTCTTGACGGCAGAGTGCATATTCAGGTCGGAACATTAAGCAAGGCAATCGGAGTGCTCGGCGGCTACGCTGCAGGTTCAAAGGTGCTGATCGATTATTTGCGCCATAAAGGCCGTCCATTTTTATTCAGCACATCTCATCCGCCGGCAGTCACTGCAGCTTGTATGGAAGCGATTGATGTCTTGCTTGAAGAGCCGGAGCATATGGAGCGCTTGTGGGAGAATACTGCCTATTTTAAAGCAATGCTTGTGAAAATGGGTCTGACTCTCACGAAGAGTGAAACGCCGATTCTTCCTATTTTAATAGGTGATGAAGGTGTGGCAAAGCAATTTTCAGATCAGCTCCTTTCTCGCGGTGTTTTTGCCCAAAGTATCGTTTTCCCGACTGTAGCAAAGGGAAAAGCCAGAATTCGCACGATTATAACAGCAGAGCACACCAAAGATGAACTGGATCAGGCGCTTGATGTCATCGAAAAGACGGCAAAGGAGCTCCAGCTATTGTAA
- the recA gene encoding multifunctional SOS repair factor (Evidence 1a: Function from experimental evidences in the studied strain; PubMedId: 11555642, 16024744, 16061691, 16267290, 17229847, 22720735, 25939832, 26001966, 26930481, 28344191; Product type f: factor), producing MSDRQAALDMALKQIEKQFGKGSIMKLGEKTDTRISTVPSGSLALDTALGIGGYPRGRIIEVYGPESSGKTTVALHAIAEVQQQGGQAAFIDAEHALDPVYAQKLGVNIEELLLSQPDTGEQALEIAEALVRSGAVDIVVVDSVAALVPKAEIEGDMGDSHVGLQARLMSQALRKLSGAINKSKTIAIFINQIREKVGVMFGNPETTPGGRALKFYSSVRLEVRRAEQLKQGNDVMGNKTKIKVVKNKVAPPFRTAEVDIMYGEGISKEGEIIDLGTELDIVQKSGSWYSYEEERLGQGRENAKQFLKENKDIMLMIQEQIREHYGLDNNGVVQQQAEETQEELEFEE from the coding sequence ATGAGTGATCGTCAGGCAGCCTTAGATATGGCTCTTAAACAAATAGAAAAACAGTTCGGCAAAGGTTCCATTATGAAACTGGGAGAAAAGACAGATACAAGAATTTCTACTGTACCAAGCGGCTCCCTCGCTCTTGATACAGCACTGGGAATTGGCGGATATCCTCGCGGACGGATTATTGAAGTATACGGTCCTGAAAGCTCAGGTAAAACAACTGTGGCGCTTCATGCGATTGCTGAAGTTCAGCAGCAGGGCGGACAAGCCGCGTTTATCGATGCGGAGCATGCGTTAGATCCGGTATACGCGCAAAAGCTCGGTGTTAACATCGAAGAGCTTTTACTGTCTCAGCCTGACACAGGCGAGCAGGCGCTTGAAATTGCGGAAGCATTGGTTCGAAGCGGGGCAGTTGACATTGTCGTTGTCGACTCTGTAGCCGCTCTCGTTCCGAAAGCGGAAATTGAAGGCGACATGGGAGATTCGCATGTCGGTTTACAAGCACGCTTAATGTCTCAAGCGCTTCGTAAGCTTTCAGGGGCCATTAACAAATCGAAGACAATCGCGATTTTCATTAACCAAATTCGTGAAAAAGTCGGTGTTATGTTCGGGAACCCGGAAACAACACCTGGCGGCCGTGCGTTGAAATTCTATTCTTCCGTGCGTCTTGAAGTGCGCCGTGCTGAACAGCTGAAACAAGGCAACGACGTAATGGGGAACAAAACGAAAATCAAAGTCGTGAAAAACAAGGTGGCTCCGCCGTTCCGTACAGCCGAGGTTGACATTATGTACGGAGAAGGCATTTCAAAAGAAGGCGAAATCATTGATCTAGGAACTGAACTTGATATCGTGCAAAAAAGCGGTTCATGGTACTCTTATGAAGAAGAGCGTCTTGGCCAAGGCCGTGAAAATGCAAAACAATTCCTGAAAGAAAATAAAGATATCATGCTGATGATCCAGGAGCAAATTCGCGAACATTACGGCTTGGATAATAACGGAGTAGTGCAGCAGCAAGCTGAAGAGACACAAGAAGAACTCGAATTTGAAGAATAA